A DNA window from Halomicrobium mukohataei DSM 12286 contains the following coding sequences:
- the gpmI gene encoding 2,3-bisphosphoglycerate-independent phosphoglycerate mutase: MEVGLVILDGWGLNPDTDTRDAVAAADTPNVDRYREIGADSTLETHGRRVGLPEGQMGNSEVGHLNIGAGRVVTQDSARVTDGIADGTFFENDRLESAFDYAEANDGAVHFMGLVSDGGVHSYQKHLHALIDLAADRGVEAVTHAFTDGRDTSPTGGEEYLADLAAHAEERGTGHVATVAGRYYAMDRDQNWERTRRAYDAIVSREADHSADTAVEAVTGSYDRGDTDEFVEPTLVEGDARRAPESERRRGERDRPALDDGDAVIFFNFRSDRARQLTRMLGDVRPEDWGGDTEPPEIRLVTMTQYDATFDLPVAYPPNQPEDVLGEVLAETGHTQLRLAETEKYAHVTYFLNGGREVEFDGEIRRIVESPDVPTYDQQPEMSAPEVTDTAIAVIEDDDPDAMVCNYANADMVGHTGDFEAATAAVEAVDEQLGRMVEAITEAGGHVLVCADHGNADDMGTAEDPHTAHTLNPVPFVYLGPDGTAAGREARDGGTLADLAPTMLSLLGIDRPDAMTGEPLVE, encoded by the coding sequence ATGGAAGTCGGACTCGTCATTCTGGACGGCTGGGGACTGAACCCCGACACGGACACCCGGGACGCGGTCGCCGCGGCTGACACGCCCAACGTCGACCGATACCGCGAGATCGGTGCCGACAGCACGCTCGAAACCCACGGGCGTCGCGTCGGTCTCCCCGAGGGCCAGATGGGCAACTCCGAGGTCGGCCACCTCAACATCGGGGCCGGCCGCGTCGTCACGCAGGACTCGGCTCGCGTCACCGACGGGATCGCAGACGGCACCTTCTTCGAGAACGACCGCCTGGAATCGGCCTTCGACTACGCCGAGGCCAACGACGGCGCGGTCCACTTCATGGGGCTGGTCTCCGACGGCGGCGTCCACTCCTACCAGAAGCACCTCCACGCGCTGATCGACCTCGCCGCCGACCGCGGCGTCGAGGCGGTCACCCACGCCTTCACCGACGGCCGGGACACCTCGCCGACCGGCGGCGAGGAGTATCTCGCCGACCTGGCAGCCCACGCCGAGGAGCGTGGCACGGGCCACGTCGCCACCGTCGCCGGGCGCTACTACGCGATGGACCGAGACCAGAACTGGGAGCGCACCCGCCGGGCCTACGACGCCATCGTCTCGCGCGAGGCCGACCACAGCGCCGACACGGCGGTCGAGGCGGTCACCGGCTCCTACGACCGCGGCGACACCGACGAGTTCGTCGAGCCGACGCTGGTCGAGGGCGATGCCCGACGGGCCCCGGAGAGCGAACGCCGGCGCGGTGAGCGGGACCGGCCGGCCCTCGACGACGGCGATGCCGTGATCTTCTTCAACTTCCGCTCGGACCGCGCGCGTCAGCTCACGCGCATGCTGGGCGACGTTCGCCCCGAGGACTGGGGCGGCGACACGGAACCGCCGGAGATCCGGCTGGTCACCATGACCCAGTACGACGCGACCTTCGATCTCCCGGTGGCCTACCCGCCCAACCAGCCCGAGGACGTGCTCGGAGAGGTGCTGGCCGAGACCGGCCACACGCAGCTTCGCCTGGCCGAGACCGAGAAGTACGCCCACGTCACCTACTTCCTCAACGGCGGCCGCGAGGTCGAGTTCGACGGCGAGATCCGCCGGATCGTCGAGAGCCCGGACGTGCCGACCTACGACCAGCAACCGGAGATGAGCGCACCCGAAGTCACCGACACCGCCATCGCGGTCATCGAGGACGACGATCCGGACGCGATGGTCTGTAACTACGCCAACGCCGACATGGTGGGCCACACCGGCGACTTCGAGGCCGCCACCGCGGCCGTCGAGGCCGTCGACGAGCAGCTCGGGCGCATGGTCGAGGCGATCACCGAGGCCGGCGGTCACGTCCTCGTCTGTGCCGACCACGGCAACGCCGACGACATGGGAACCGCCGAGGATCCACACACGGCCCACACGCTCAATCCCGTCCCGTTCGTCTATCTCGGCCCCGACGGGACGGCGGCGGGCCGAGAGGCCCGCGACGGCGGGACGCTCGCGGACCTCGCGCCGACGATGCTGTCGCTGCTGGGGATCGACCGACCCGACGCGATGACCGGCGAACCGCTGGTCGAGTGA
- a CDS encoding carbohydrate-binding protein, whose protein sequence is MRRRTYVRSLSALVGLTGVGAASAQQEYPTWDASATYTEGDRVVYEGTIYEAQWWTQGDEPGSTQWGPWTVVDSSDGGSDGGSDGGSDDGSDDGTDGGSGETDYPAWDAGTTYTGGDRVVYEGTIYEAQWWTRGDEPDAGGPWDEVGPADGGGGDDGSGDDDSDDSDGGTGTPGAIPENVFAPFVDVALDDQQALTDAVSNAGTKYFTLAFVNSAGGEPAWAGDSNLIVGESGARLDMQGQIADLRADHGGEVVVSFGGLSGTYLAEAVTSASTLKEKYATVVDRLDAQFIDFDEEQHIRDNPEVIERRNEALALLQEEYPELSISYTLPVMPSGLPEQSSNDVLFVLEDAAQRGVELDAVNLMTMNYGSAFELNGETVVDAAESVHGQLADIYPERSAAERWNAIGLTPMIGQNDVDSNVFYPEDAQTVLDFAQEKNLRWLSFWELVRDNGEGSALYESSQIDQEPYEFSSIFDEFTSDS, encoded by the coding sequence ATGCGACGACGGACGTACGTACGATCACTGTCGGCGCTCGTGGGGCTCACGGGCGTCGGCGCGGCATCGGCACAGCAAGAGTACCCGACGTGGGATGCGAGCGCGACCTACACGGAGGGTGACCGGGTCGTCTACGAGGGGACGATCTACGAGGCCCAGTGGTGGACACAGGGCGACGAACCCGGTAGCACCCAGTGGGGACCGTGGACCGTCGTCGACTCTTCGGACGGTGGCTCCGACGGGGGGAGTGACGGAGGTAGCGACGACGGGAGCGACGACGGCACGGACGGTGGCAGTGGGGAGACCGACTATCCGGCCTGGGACGCCGGCACCACGTACACCGGCGGCGATCGGGTCGTCTACGAGGGGACGATCTACGAGGCCCAGTGGTGGACTCGGGGAGACGAGCCCGACGCCGGTGGACCGTGGGACGAAGTCGGTCCCGCAGACGGTGGCGGTGGGGACGACGGCAGCGGTGACGACGACAGCGACGATTCAGACGGGGGCACGGGCACACCGGGCGCGATCCCGGAGAACGTCTTCGCCCCGTTCGTCGACGTGGCACTGGACGACCAGCAGGCGCTCACCGACGCGGTCTCGAACGCCGGAACGAAGTACTTCACGCTCGCGTTCGTCAACTCCGCCGGGGGCGAGCCGGCGTGGGCCGGCGACTCGAACCTGATCGTCGGCGAGAGCGGAGCACGCCTCGACATGCAGGGCCAGATCGCCGATCTCAGGGCCGACCACGGCGGCGAGGTCGTCGTCTCCTTTGGCGGTCTCAGTGGCACGTACCTCGCGGAGGCGGTGACGAGCGCGAGCACGCTCAAAGAGAAGTACGCGACCGTCGTCGATCGGCTCGACGCGCAGTTCATCGACTTCGACGAGGAACAACACATCCGGGACAATCCGGAAGTCATCGAGCGTCGGAACGAGGCACTCGCTCTGCTCCAGGAGGAGTACCCGGAGCTGTCGATCTCGTACACGCTGCCGGTGATGCCCAGCGGGCTCCCCGAGCAATCGAGCAACGACGTGCTGTTCGTGCTCGAAGACGCGGCCCAGCGCGGCGTCGAACTCGACGCCGTGAACCTCATGACGATGAACTACGGCTCGGCGTTCGAACTGAACGGCGAGACCGTCGTCGACGCCGCCGAGAGCGTCCACGGACAGCTGGCCGACATCTATCCGGAGCGGTCGGCCGCCGAGCGCTGGAACGCGATCGGCCTGACGCCGATGATCGGCCAGAACGACGTGGACTCGAACGTGTTCTACCCCGAGGACGCACAGACGGTGCTCGATTTCGCCCAGGAGAAGAACCTCCGGTGGCTGTCGTTCTGGGAGCTCGTCCGCGACAACGGCGAGGGGAGCGCGCTCTACGAGAGCAGCCAGATCGATCAGGAACCCTACGAGTTCTCGTCGATCTTCGACGAGTTCACGAGCGACAGCTGA
- a CDS encoding PH domain-containing protein: MASENNETAALADDLLQRPLSAVCDTEETVHHVLTNRRVGLTRGGDETTVIEPGTDYGAVAAITDRRLLFLVGVPPGHETDFRTEVAYDDVEAVEKRTETLTQSLVVETERERFEFTARKARAVDEAVDVLESTLAEHVLDRASAHHESAREATEPADSATELEAALDAYRRAATLLGDEDEPVSDAERAAREDAEAVLARLVAAHREHAAACADAADWELAADNDESAYELLVDAREAYDRALELARAYPPGDPDAIERERAAVVETLEPLKVRFAVANA; this comes from the coding sequence ATGGCGTCGGAAAACAACGAGACAGCCGCGCTCGCCGACGATCTCCTCCAGCGGCCGCTCTCTGCCGTCTGCGACACGGAGGAGACGGTCCACCACGTCCTGACCAACAGGCGCGTCGGCCTCACCAGAGGCGGCGACGAGACGACGGTGATCGAACCCGGCACCGACTACGGTGCCGTCGCCGCGATCACGGACCGTCGGCTCCTGTTTCTCGTGGGCGTGCCGCCCGGCCACGAGACGGATTTCCGTACGGAAGTCGCCTACGACGACGTCGAGGCCGTCGAGAAACGAACGGAGACCCTGACACAGTCACTCGTCGTCGAGACGGAAAGGGAGCGATTCGAGTTCACCGCGCGCAAGGCACGAGCGGTCGACGAGGCCGTCGACGTGCTGGAGTCGACGCTCGCCGAGCACGTCCTCGATCGGGCCAGCGCCCACCACGAGTCCGCGCGCGAGGCCACTGAGCCCGCCGACAGCGCCACAGAGCTGGAGGCGGCGCTCGACGCGTACCGCCGCGCGGCCACGCTGCTGGGCGACGAGGACGAGCCGGTCAGCGACGCCGAACGGGCGGCCCGCGAGGACGCCGAAGCCGTGCTCGCTCGGCTCGTCGCCGCCCACCGAGAGCACGCGGCGGCGTGTGCAGACGCCGCCGACTGGGAGCTGGCGGCCGACAACGACGAATCGGCCTACGAACTCCTCGTCGACGCGCGCGAGGCCTACGACCGGGCACTCGAACTCGCACGGGCGTACCCGCCCGGCGATCCCGACGCGATCGAACGCGAACGCGCGGCCGTCGTCGAGACGCTGGAGCCGCTGAAGGTGAGATTCGCCGTCGCGAACGCCTGA
- the nadC gene encoding carboxylating nicotinate-nucleotide diphosphorylase — MLTDSDIERWLREDVGHHDVTNDVPGETTGRLVAKEAGVVAGLDAAAAVFDYLDVAVTERADDGTLIEPGDVVLRVEGPAQAVLRGERVAVNITGHAAGIATKTDAAVAAAREVDEDVRIAATRKTTPGLRGVEKRAVVAAGGDTHRLDLSHMVMVKDNHVAEMGLEGAIEHFRERASFATQLDVEVEESADAPLAAEAGADIVLLDNMTPEETREAVDLVAESDADALTEASGGITVETVPDYAATGVDVLSMGSLTHSAPTLDLSFRTG, encoded by the coding sequence ATGCTCACCGACAGCGACATCGAGCGGTGGCTCCGCGAGGACGTGGGCCATCACGACGTGACCAACGACGTGCCGGGCGAGACGACCGGGCGACTCGTCGCCAAGGAGGCCGGCGTCGTCGCAGGGCTCGACGCCGCCGCAGCCGTCTTCGACTACCTCGACGTAGCCGTGACCGAGCGCGCCGACGACGGTACACTGATCGAGCCGGGCGACGTGGTCCTCCGGGTCGAAGGGCCGGCCCAAGCGGTGCTACGCGGCGAGCGCGTGGCGGTCAACATCACCGGCCACGCCGCCGGCATCGCGACGAAGACCGACGCCGCGGTCGCCGCCGCCCGCGAAGTAGACGAGGACGTGCGGATCGCCGCGACGCGCAAGACCACGCCCGGCCTCCGCGGCGTCGAGAAGCGAGCTGTCGTCGCGGCAGGCGGCGACACCCACCGGCTCGACCTCTCTCATATGGTGATGGTCAAGGACAACCACGTCGCCGAGATGGGCCTCGAAGGCGCGATCGAGCACTTCCGCGAGCGAGCCTCGTTTGCCACCCAACTCGACGTGGAAGTCGAGGAGTCAGCCGACGCTCCGCTGGCCGCCGAGGCCGGCGCAGACATCGTTCTGCTGGACAACATGACGCCCGAAGAAACGAGGGAAGCCGTCGATCTCGTGGCTGAGAGCGACGCCGACGCACTCACCGAGGCCTCGGGCGGGATCACCGTCGAGACGGTCCCCGACTACGCCGCGACCGGCGTCGATGTGCTCTCGATGGGCAGTCTCACTCACTCCGCGCCGACGCTGGATCTGTCCTTTCGGACCGGGTGA
- a CDS encoding L-aspartate oxidase: MSGTDHETTDVLVVGSGIAGLAAALAAARQGENVVVATKATRPEGASSWWAQGGIAVARDHPEQFKQDILAASDNTADPDAVDVLVENANEAVRDVLVETLDVEFDVEGEDDQRESSERANGEERPVSENDGDGDEEFDFGREAAHSEDRILHVDAATGKHIHIPFLNYLDDHENVEMRDDTAALDLIRHEGRVHGAMLESDGEYSPVYAGATVLATGGIGDLFTHSTNPTGSTGDGIAMAALAGADVEDMEFVQFHPTAYAAEDGEDGFLLSEAVRGEGALLRNGDVSESSDSEARETESPGGERFMPDYHTDAELAPRDVVARAVAAEREATGTVVLDVSPLDFESEFPGLVEKCEDRGVDWTEGIPVAPAEHFLCGGVAVDDRGQTSLDRLYAVGECARTGVHGANRLASTSLLEGLVWGLRAGADAAGNEAEVIEAPDLLERDPDLPEDFARQKFHRLRRVTEEYVGLERDPADLNRALGVLRRLKGEVDAYVRTRTSRSLYELRNASVTALLVTRHALENDESVGTHYVVTDDEAAQQPETQADD; this comes from the coding sequence ATGAGTGGAACAGACCACGAGACGACTGACGTGCTCGTCGTGGGCTCCGGGATTGCCGGCCTCGCCGCGGCACTCGCCGCCGCCCGCCAGGGCGAGAACGTCGTCGTCGCGACAAAGGCAACGCGGCCCGAGGGGGCTTCCTCCTGGTGGGCACAGGGTGGCATCGCCGTCGCCCGCGACCACCCCGAGCAGTTCAAGCAGGACATCCTCGCGGCCTCTGACAACACGGCCGACCCCGACGCGGTCGACGTGCTCGTCGAGAACGCCAACGAGGCAGTCCGTGACGTGCTCGTCGAGACGCTGGACGTGGAATTTGATGTCGAGGGCGAGGACGACCAGCGGGAGTCCTCGGAACGGGCGAACGGGGAGGAACGACCCGTGAGCGAGAACGACGGCGACGGAGACGAGGAGTTCGACTTCGGACGCGAGGCCGCCCACAGCGAGGACCGAATCCTCCACGTCGACGCCGCGACGGGCAAGCACATCCATATCCCGTTCCTGAACTATCTCGACGATCACGAGAACGTGGAGATGCGAGACGACACGGCCGCGCTCGATCTGATCCGCCACGAGGGGCGGGTCCACGGCGCGATGCTCGAATCCGACGGCGAGTACTCGCCCGTCTACGCCGGCGCGACCGTGCTGGCCACCGGCGGTATTGGTGACCTGTTCACCCACTCGACGAATCCGACTGGCTCGACCGGCGACGGCATCGCCATGGCGGCCCTTGCTGGCGCGGACGTCGAGGACATGGAGTTCGTTCAGTTCCACCCGACCGCCTATGCCGCAGAAGACGGGGAAGACGGCTTCCTCCTCAGCGAGGCCGTCCGGGGCGAGGGCGCACTCCTCCGGAACGGCGACGTCTCCGAGTCTTCTGACTCGGAGGCTCGGGAGACGGAGTCTCCCGGTGGCGAGCGATTCATGCCAGACTACCACACGGACGCCGAACTCGCTCCTCGCGACGTGGTCGCGCGTGCGGTCGCCGCCGAGCGCGAGGCGACTGGCACCGTCGTGCTGGACGTGAGCCCGCTGGACTTCGAGAGCGAGTTCCCCGGGCTCGTCGAGAAGTGCGAGGACCGCGGTGTCGACTGGACCGAGGGTATCCCGGTCGCACCCGCCGAACACTTCCTCTGTGGCGGCGTCGCCGTCGACGACCGTGGACAGACGAGCCTCGACCGCCTGTACGCCGTCGGCGAGTGTGCTCGCACCGGCGTCCACGGTGCGAACCGACTGGCCTCGACGAGCCTGCTCGAAGGGCTGGTCTGGGGCCTTCGCGCCGGTGCCGACGCCGCCGGCAACGAGGCCGAGGTCATCGAGGCACCGGACCTGCTGGAGCGAGACCCCGATCTGCCCGAGGACTTCGCCCGCCAGAAGTTCCACCGCCTGCGCCGCGTGACCGAGGAGTACGTCGGCCTCGAACGCGATCCGGCAGACCTGAACCGGGCGCTGGGGGTGCTCCGACGGCTCAAGGGCGAGGTCGACGCCTACGTCCGCACCCGTACCTCCCGGTCGCTGTACGAACTGCGCAACGCCAGCGTGACGGCGCTGCTGGTGACTCGCCACGCACTGGAGAACGACGAGAGCGTCGGCACTCACTACGTGGTGACCGACGACGAAGCGGCCCAGCAGCCCGAAACACAGGCCGACGACTGA
- the nadA gene encoding quinolinate synthase NadA gives MPAMESAEFETDLSLFKYDNLEQLPPEYRDLGEDERTERIESALDTLGDDVVILGHNYQRREIVEHADFIGDSYQLSKEAANADADYVIFGGVTFMAESADIITDDDQSVILPSMEASCPMAGMAEALQVDAAWAELTAETDANVVPITYMNSYADLKAFCAEQGGLVCTSSNAHEAFEYAFEQGDKVLFLPDKHLGENTAHRLGLEDEIVEWDPWDPDSKDASKAVENDIILWDGYCQVHERFRESHIEQVREEYDDANVIVHPECRREVVEAADEAGSTARICEVVEEADPGDTWAIGTEIHLTHHLQRWHPEVNVVPLCGEACMDCNAMRQIDPNYLAWVLEELVEGRERNVIEVAPEEKELAQVALDRMIEI, from the coding sequence ATGCCAGCAATGGAATCCGCGGAGTTCGAGACTGACCTCAGTCTCTTCAAGTACGACAACCTCGAACAGCTCCCGCCGGAGTATCGGGATCTCGGGGAGGACGAACGGACCGAGCGAATCGAGAGCGCGCTCGACACACTCGGGGACGACGTGGTGATCCTCGGACACAACTACCAGCGCCGGGAGATCGTCGAGCACGCCGACTTCATCGGCGACTCCTACCAGCTGAGCAAGGAGGCAGCCAACGCCGACGCCGACTACGTGATCTTCGGCGGCGTGACGTTCATGGCCGAGTCCGCCGACATCATCACGGACGACGACCAGAGCGTGATCCTCCCGAGCATGGAGGCGTCCTGTCCGATGGCCGGCATGGCAGAGGCTCTCCAGGTCGACGCGGCGTGGGCCGAGTTGACCGCCGAGACCGACGCCAACGTCGTCCCGATCACGTACATGAACAGCTACGCCGACCTGAAGGCCTTCTGTGCCGAGCAGGGCGGGCTGGTCTGTACGTCCTCCAACGCCCACGAGGCCTTCGAGTACGCCTTCGAGCAGGGCGACAAGGTCCTGTTCCTGCCCGACAAGCACCTGGGCGAGAACACGGCCCACCGGCTGGGACTCGAAGACGAGATCGTCGAGTGGGACCCGTGGGACCCCGACTCCAAGGACGCCAGCAAGGCCGTCGAGAACGACATCATCCTCTGGGACGGCTACTGCCAGGTCCACGAGCGGTTCCGCGAGTCCCACATCGAGCAAGTGCGCGAGGAGTACGACGACGCCAACGTCATCGTCCACCCGGAGTGTCGCCGAGAGGTCGTCGAGGCGGCGGACGAGGCTGGCTCCACGGCCCGGATCTGCGAGGTCGTCGAAGAGGCCGACCCCGGCGACACGTGGGCTATCGGCACGGAGATCCACCTGACCCACCACCTCCAGCGGTGGCACCCAGAGGTGAACGTGGTCCCGCTGTGTGGCGAGGCCTGCATGGACTGCAACGCCATGCGACAGATCGACCCGAACTACCTCGCGTGGGTGCTCGAAGAGCTGGTCGAAGGTCGCGAGCGCAACGTTATCGAGGTCGCACCCGAAGAGAAGGAACTCGCTCAGGTCGCGCTCGACCGGATGATAGAGATCTGA
- the hmgA gene encoding hydroxymethylglutaryl-CoA reductase (NADPH) — MTDAEELAARVRDGELRLYELEEHADAETAATARRRLLAEETGVDLESIGDYTFEAADAEPNVENMIGAAQLPMGVVGPLPVDGSAADGEHYLPLATTEGALVASVNRGVSTIRRAGGATARVLKSGMTRAPVFRVEDVAAAGEVSAWVREHVEDLAEAAEATTGHGELQDVTPYVVGDNVFLRFSYDTKDAMGMNMATIATEAACEIVERETPAELVALSGNLCSDKKPAAINAVEGRGRTVAADVLIPHEQVEERLGTTTEAIAEANTRKNLVGSAKAGALGFNAHAANVVAAAFLATGQDAAQVVEGANAITTVDAREDGLYASVTLASLEVGTVGGGTSLPTQAEGLDVLGYAGGGDPAGSNADALAEVIAAGALAGELSLLAALSSRHLSSAHEDLGR; from the coding sequence ATGACCGACGCCGAGGAGCTCGCAGCGCGCGTCCGCGATGGGGAGCTTCGCCTCTACGAACTCGAAGAGCACGCCGACGCCGAGACCGCCGCGACGGCACGCCGACGGTTGCTGGCCGAAGAGACCGGCGTCGACCTCGAATCGATCGGCGACTACACCTTCGAGGCCGCCGACGCCGAACCCAACGTCGAGAACATGATCGGCGCGGCCCAGCTGCCGATGGGCGTCGTCGGACCCCTTCCCGTCGACGGGAGCGCCGCCGACGGCGAGCACTATCTCCCGCTGGCCACGACCGAGGGCGCGCTCGTGGCCAGCGTCAACCGCGGCGTCAGCACGATCAGGCGCGCCGGGGGTGCGACCGCTCGCGTGCTCAAGTCGGGGATGACCCGCGCGCCGGTCTTCCGCGTCGAGGACGTGGCCGCGGCCGGCGAGGTGTCGGCCTGGGTGCGCGAACACGTCGAGGACCTCGCCGAGGCCGCCGAGGCGACCACCGGACACGGCGAACTCCAGGACGTGACCCCCTACGTCGTCGGCGACAACGTCTTCCTGCGGTTTTCCTACGACACCAAAGACGCCATGGGGATGAACATGGCGACGATCGCGACCGAAGCCGCCTGCGAGATCGTCGAGCGCGAGACGCCCGCCGAGCTGGTCGCGCTGTCGGGCAACCTCTGTTCGGACAAGAAGCCCGCCGCGATCAACGCCGTCGAGGGACGGGGCCGCACCGTCGCCGCGGACGTGTTGATCCCCCACGAACAGGTCGAGGAGCGACTCGGGACGACCACCGAGGCCATCGCCGAGGCGAACACGCGCAAGAACCTCGTGGGCTCGGCCAAGGCCGGGGCGCTCGGCTTCAACGCCCACGCGGCAAACGTCGTCGCCGCGGCCTTCCTCGCGACCGGCCAGGACGCCGCACAGGTCGTCGAAGGCGCGAACGCGATCACGACCGTCGACGCCCGCGAGGACGGGCTGTACGCCTCCGTGACGCTGGCGTCGCTGGAGGTCGGCACCGTCGGCGGCGGCACGAGCCTCCCGACCCAGGCCGAGGGGCTGGACGTGCTGGGCTACGCCGGTGGCGGCGACCCCGCGGGCAGCAACGCCGACGCCCTCGCGGAAGTGATCGCCGCCGGGGCGCTGGCCGGCGAACTCTCCCTGTTGGCGGCACTCTCCTCGCGGCACCTCTCCAGTGCTCACGAGGATCTCGGCCGATAG
- a CDS encoding outer membrane protein assembly factor BamB family protein, with translation MPPRQTPEREWRVDLRGTVFRMVATDATVYCLTLRSGGSGDVYAVRTDGVIRWHEADLDGVGSLDYVAGRLYLGGRTFRALEADSGGELFETKLPDGQAYSAVEHRGTIYVATNTDSFYGLDADTGAIQWHASIGGDHGVSIYRGQPLVSSPYRIRCYRSDRSPLTALLGEPPAIHTSWQPPHQSVAVLWPAVVDGTLYRGAVGTDRSTVPLIAYDLDAGRRRWHRELASYVYTPAVDPDAGRVYTFARPAGARTSHGTVYALDSASGATAWSQPLDFRAGCPVIANETVYLSGPDDDGGRVVALDSSTGAVRWEAGVGDSQVNHALLSVGERLYVGGTGEMVALA, from the coding sequence GTGCCACCGAGACAGACACCCGAACGCGAGTGGCGCGTCGACCTCCGGGGAACGGTGTTTCGGATGGTCGCAACCGACGCGACAGTGTACTGTCTGACGCTGCGATCGGGTGGGTCGGGTGACGTGTACGCCGTTCGGACGGACGGTGTGATACGGTGGCACGAGGCGGATCTCGACGGTGTCGGATCGCTCGACTACGTCGCTGGGCGGCTGTACCTCGGCGGACGGACGTTCCGGGCGCTGGAAGCGGACTCGGGCGGGGAGCTGTTCGAAACGAAGCTCCCGGACGGACAAGCGTACTCGGCCGTCGAGCACCGCGGCACGATCTACGTCGCGACGAACACTGACTCGTTCTACGGACTCGACGCGGACACGGGGGCGATCCAGTGGCACGCGTCGATCGGTGGCGACCACGGCGTCAGCATCTACCGGGGGCAGCCACTCGTCTCGTCGCCGTACCGAATCCGCTGCTACCGGTCCGACCGTTCGCCGTTGACGGCCCTCCTCGGTGAGCCACCGGCGATTCACACGTCCTGGCAGCCACCGCATCAGAGCGTCGCCGTCCTGTGGCCTGCCGTCGTCGATGGAACGCTGTACCGGGGAGCCGTCGGCACGGACCGATCGACCGTTCCGCTGATAGCGTACGATCTCGACGCCGGCAGACGGCGGTGGCACCGAGAACTGGCCAGTTACGTCTACACGCCGGCAGTCGATCCCGACGCCGGCCGCGTATACACGTTTGCCCGTCCAGCGGGCGCTCGAACGTCCCACGGCACCGTGTACGCACTCGACAGTGCCAGCGGCGCGACAGCGTGGTCACAGCCCCTCGACTTTCGCGCGGGCTGTCCCGTGATCGCCAACGAGACGGTGTACCTTTCGGGACCGGATGACGACGGCGGGCGCGTCGTCGCCCTCGACAGCTCGACCGGAGCGGTGCGGTGGGAGGCCGGCGTCGGAGACAGCCAGGTCAACCACGCGCTCCTCTCGGTCGGCGAGCGACTCTACGTCGGCGGCACTGGAGAGATGGTTGCACTGGCGTAG
- a CDS encoding DUF5817 domain-containing protein produces MYAVVGCSDCSALWIVEGRPATTQCPRCGTTRKHEKRRKFVETDDEDHAREVRSSMLANRQDHGEAFAELDSFSEMEGRLDDAGPSDEAVLEAAGVDTEEVAAAAERSEGGAGGGQSRTEIVLSALRECEAPTEADVIDYATERGVPADYVRDALAKLRRRGEVTESGGTYRRL; encoded by the coding sequence ATGTACGCCGTCGTGGGGTGTAGCGACTGTTCGGCGCTGTGGATCGTCGAGGGGCGGCCGGCGACGACCCAGTGTCCCCGCTGTGGCACGACCAGAAAGCACGAGAAGCGCCGCAAGTTCGTCGAGACCGACGACGAAGACCACGCTCGCGAGGTCCGGTCGTCGATGCTGGCCAACCGGCAGGACCACGGTGAGGCGTTCGCCGAACTCGATTCGTTTTCCGAGATGGAGGGGCGACTCGACGACGCCGGTCCGAGCGACGAGGCGGTGCTCGAAGCGGCCGGCGTCGACACGGAGGAAGTCGCGGCCGCCGCCGAGCGGTCCGAAGGCGGCGCTGGCGGCGGCCAGAGCCGAACGGAGATCGTCCTGTCGGCGCTGCGCGAGTGCGAAGCGCCCACCGAGGCAGACGTGATCGACTACGCGACCGAGCGCGGCGTCCCGGCCGACTACGTCCGCGACGCACTGGCGAAGCTCCGTCGCCGCGGCGAGGTGACCGAGAGCGGTGGGACCTACCGGCGACTATGA